One window from the genome of Chroogloeocystis siderophila 5.2 s.c.1 encodes:
- a CDS encoding DUF29 family protein: MTQELVDLRKSILEGRYADALAIVDELEGMSRQAILRNIQSFLLRLLIHLIKNQVEQRLTNSWANSIRSSIREIKKLNLQDNKTSYYVKPDEWEAMLEDEFEEAIYLASEEVMEGNYSPSQLAAIANKKQIITDALKLLVLTYNYSPKELSTVINEILSQLPGGKDWIDRI, encoded by the coding sequence ATGACGCAGGAACTTGTAGACCTTAGAAAGAGTATTTTAGAGGGACGCTACGCAGATGCTTTAGCAATTGTAGATGAGCTTGAGGGAATGAGTAGACAAGCAATTCTGCGTAATATTCAATCATTTCTACTAAGGTTATTAATTCATTTAATAAAAAATCAGGTAGAACAGCGGTTAACTAATTCTTGGGCAAATTCAATTCGTAGCTCAATTAGAGAAATCAAAAAGTTGAATTTACAAGACAACAAGACTTCATATTACGTCAAGCCTGACGAGTGGGAGGCAATGCTAGAAGATGAATTTGAAGAAGCTATCTATCTTGCTAGTGAAGAAGTGATGGAAGGGAATTATAGTCCTTCCCAGCTTGCCGCGATCGCTAATAAAAAGCAGATAATAACAGATGCACTTAAGTTGCTAGTACTTACATACAATTACTCGCCAAAAGAGTTATCTACAGTAATTAACGAGATATTAAGTCAACTTCCTGGTGGAAAAGATTGGATAGATAGAATATAA
- the hemH gene encoding ferrochelatase, with translation MGRIGVLLLNLGGPDQLEDVGPFLFNLFSDPEIIRLPFPWLQKPLAWFISTRRTKLSQENYRQIGGGSPLRQITEEQAEALEKQLRTKGHEAKVYIGMRYWHPFTEEAIARIKRDNIERLVILPLYPQFSISTSGSSFRLLQRLWQEDPKLEKIEYTVIPSWYKQPSYLQAMAQLIAQELDKFPNPDAVHVFFSAHGVPKSYVEEAGDPYQQEIEECTALIMQTLDRPNAHTLAYQSRVGPVEWLQPYTEDALKELGAQGVENIAVVPISFVSEHIETLQEIDIEYREVAEEAGIHHFCRVPALNTHPVFIQAMVDLVEEAVKNPSLKLSQVTQMKKKVRMYPQERWEWGMTTTAEVWNGRLAMLGFLALVIELITGRGLLHFVGIL, from the coding sequence ATGGGTCGAATTGGGGTACTATTACTCAATCTAGGTGGACCGGATCAACTAGAAGATGTCGGACCGTTTCTGTTTAACTTGTTTTCTGACCCAGAAATCATTCGTCTTCCTTTTCCTTGGTTACAAAAACCCCTAGCTTGGTTTATTTCGACTCGACGGACGAAGCTGTCGCAAGAAAATTACCGCCAGATTGGAGGTGGTTCGCCGCTACGTCAAATTACCGAAGAACAAGCCGAAGCGCTGGAAAAACAGCTACGCACAAAAGGACACGAAGCAAAAGTGTATATTGGAATGCGTTATTGGCATCCATTTACAGAAGAGGCGATCGCCCGCATCAAACGCGACAACATCGAACGCTTAGTGATTCTACCTTTGTACCCGCAATTCTCGATTAGTACCAGTGGTTCCAGTTTCCGGTTACTGCAAAGACTGTGGCAAGAAGACCCAAAGCTTGAAAAAATTGAATACACTGTGATTCCTTCTTGGTATAAGCAGCCAAGCTATTTGCAAGCAATGGCGCAGTTAATCGCGCAAGAACTCGACAAGTTTCCTAACCCTGACGCAGTTCACGTCTTTTTCAGCGCGCATGGTGTACCAAAAAGCTACGTTGAAGAAGCAGGCGATCCGTATCAGCAGGAAATTGAGGAATGTACTGCACTCATTATGCAGACGCTCGATCGACCTAATGCTCATACGCTAGCTTATCAAAGTCGTGTTGGTCCTGTAGAGTGGTTGCAACCTTATACAGAGGATGCACTCAAAGAACTTGGTGCGCAAGGTGTAGAAAATATCGCAGTGGTTCCAATTAGCTTTGTTTCTGAACACATCGAGACACTACAAGAAATCGATATTGAGTACCGCGAAGTTGCCGAAGAAGCAGGAATTCACCACTTTTGCCGTGTTCCCGCGCTGAATACTCACCCAGTCTTTATTCAAGCGATGGTTGACTTGGTAGAAGAAGCGGTGAAGAACCCCAGCCTGAAGCTGTCGCAAGTAACTCAGATGAAGAAAAAAGTCAGAATGTACCCACAGGAACGTTGGGAGTGGGGTATGACGACAACAGCCGAAGTCTGGAACGGGCGTTTAGCGATGTTAGGCTTTTTAGCGTTGGTGATTGAGTTAATTACAGGACGCGGGTTACTACACTTTGTCGGAATTCTATGA
- a CDS encoding NmrA family NAD(P)-binding protein — protein sequence MSRQILATGATGTVGREVVRLFYDEGYHIKAAVRNLKNIAVYHRLSRMLVIQHKVS from the coding sequence ATGAGTCGTCAAATTTTAGCCACAGGCGCAACGGGTACTGTCGGTCGTGAAGTTGTGCGCTTGTTCTACGATGAAGGATATCACATTAAAGCTGCGGTACGGAACTTAAAAAATATTGCAGTCTATCACAGATTATCGAGAATGTTGGTAATACAACACAAAGTCTCATAG
- a CDS encoding DUF4126 domain-containing protein produces the protein MLELLAALSAAAAASMRIAVPLFIVAILHDDFSLGLPLLAYIPSVAIASLLISGSLLELVGSKQRLSQRLLQLVQLVLSPIAGAILGMSVTVGTTLPSWLLGVVGALLAFVLQLVQAGWFYRLRGFPFWVAFVQDALCILLVFLAVNAPQVGGLVALILLLIAVRSMRSLHRWYKQQ, from the coding sequence ATGCTCGAACTTTTAGCCGCACTATCTGCGGCGGCGGCAGCTAGTATGCGTATTGCCGTACCCTTATTTATTGTGGCTATCTTGCATGATGATTTTTCCCTAGGCTTACCACTACTCGCTTATATTCCTTCCGTTGCGATTGCGAGTTTATTAATTAGTGGTTCCTTATTGGAACTAGTCGGTAGTAAACAACGGTTAAGTCAGCGGCTTTTACAATTAGTTCAACTCGTATTGAGTCCGATTGCTGGTGCAATCTTAGGTATGAGTGTAACAGTTGGTACGACGCTTCCCAGTTGGTTACTCGGTGTTGTTGGCGCGTTACTCGCCTTTGTTCTACAACTTGTACAAGCTGGTTGGTTTTATCGCCTACGCGGTTTTCCTTTTTGGGTTGCTTTTGTGCAAGATGCTTTGTGTATTCTCCTCGTCTTCTTAGCAGTGAATGCACCTCAAGTGGGAGGCTTAGTGGCTCTTATATTGTTATTGATAGCAGTGCGTAGTATGAGAAGTCTACACCGCTGGTACAAACAACAATGA
- the purB gene encoding adenylosuccinate lyase, giving the protein MIERYTLPEMGKLWTETYKLETWLQVEIAVCEAQAELGYIPTDAVAEIKAKANFDPQRVFEIEAEVRHDVIAFLTNVNEYVGDAGRYIHLGLTSSDVLDTALALQLVASLEVILQRVQDLIGAIRTQAQKHRYTVMVGRSHGIHAEPITFGFKLAGWLAEVIRHQQRLTRLRQDIAVGKISGAVGTYANIDPQVEAIACEKLGLKPDTASTQVISRDIHADYVQQLALLAASIERFAVEIRNLQRTDVLEVEEFFAKGQKGSSAMPHKRNPIRSERLTGMARIIRSHAVAAVENVALWHERDISHSSVERVILPDACILTHFMLKEITDLVQNLLVYPQNMERNMNCYGGVIFSQKVLLALVDKGMSREEAYAIVQSCAHQAWNQPQGDFHNLIVNDVRVTQLLSPEEIEMCFDPQQHLKHLEQIYQRLDI; this is encoded by the coding sequence GTGATCGAGCGTTATACTCTGCCCGAAATGGGCAAATTGTGGACGGAAACATATAAGTTAGAGACTTGGTTACAGGTAGAAATTGCTGTTTGTGAAGCACAAGCGGAACTTGGTTATATCCCAACCGATGCAGTAGCAGAAATTAAAGCCAAGGCAAATTTTGACCCGCAGCGCGTTTTCGAAATTGAAGCGGAAGTCCGCCACGATGTGATTGCTTTCTTGACAAATGTCAACGAGTATGTAGGTGATGCGGGGCGTTATATTCATCTAGGGTTAACAAGTTCGGATGTTTTAGATACAGCTTTAGCACTTCAACTTGTTGCGAGTCTTGAGGTGATTTTGCAGCGCGTGCAAGATTTAATCGGCGCGATTCGTACCCAGGCGCAAAAACATCGTTATACCGTGATGGTAGGGCGATCGCACGGCATTCACGCCGAACCGATAACTTTCGGATTTAAACTCGCAGGCTGGCTTGCCGAAGTTATCCGTCATCAACAACGCCTGACGCGGTTACGCCAAGATATTGCGGTAGGAAAAATTTCGGGTGCTGTCGGCACATACGCTAATATTGACCCACAAGTAGAAGCGATCGCCTGTGAAAAACTCGGCTTAAAACCCGACACCGCATCAACACAAGTGATTTCTCGCGATATTCACGCTGATTATGTTCAACAATTAGCCCTACTAGCCGCGTCAATCGAACGCTTTGCCGTAGAAATTCGCAACCTCCAGCGCACAGACGTCTTAGAAGTCGAAGAATTCTTCGCTAAAGGGCAAAAAGGCTCTTCTGCAATGCCCCACAAGCGCAATCCAATTCGTTCTGAACGTTTAACCGGAATGGCACGAATAATTCGCTCTCACGCTGTCGCAGCAGTAGAAAATGTCGCACTATGGCACGAACGCGATATTTCGCATAGCTCGGTAGAACGAGTGATTTTGCCAGATGCTTGCATTTTGACGCATTTTATGCTTAAGGAAATTACTGACTTAGTACAAAACCTCCTCGTCTATCCGCAAAACATGGAACGGAATATGAATTGCTATGGCGGAGTCATTTTCAGCCAAAAAGTTCTACTCGCACTTGTAGACAAGGGTATGAGTCGCGAAGAAGCTTATGCTATTGTCCAATCGTGCGCGCATCAAGCCTGGAATCAACCGCAAGGCGACTTTCATAACTTAATTGTCAATGATGTGCGGGTAACTCAGTTGCTATCCCCAGAAGAAATCGAAATGTGTTTCGATCCTCAGCAACATTTGAAACACCTAGAGCAAATTTATCAACGACTTGATATTTAA
- a CDS encoding Uma2 family endonuclease produces MTQTDTLTLAEFLSLPEGDVTYELIDGQAVPKVSPKYFHSALQTALIILLRNWCKGKGRVGSEWAVILQLHGKDWVPVPDVAYISYERLPASWKCNEACPIPPELIIEIISPNQSIKQLEEKAKDYINAGVAQVWIVEPETQSITVYSPNDSQQKYTHDDLIITSLLPDLLLTPQQIFTEADLV; encoded by the coding sequence ATGACCCAAACAGACACACTTACATTAGCAGAATTTTTATCTCTACCTGAAGGAGATGTCACCTATGAGTTGATCGATGGTCAAGCAGTCCCTAAAGTGTCACCAAAATACTTTCATTCTGCTCTACAAACAGCTTTAATCATTCTGTTACGGAATTGGTGTAAAGGTAAAGGTAGAGTTGGTTCTGAATGGGCAGTTATCTTACAACTTCACGGTAAAGATTGGGTTCCCGTTCCTGATGTAGCTTATATTTCTTACGAACGCTTACCCGCGAGTTGGAAGTGCAATGAAGCTTGTCCCATTCCTCCTGAACTCATTATCGAAATAATCTCTCCTAATCAAAGTATTAAACAGTTGGAGGAGAAAGCTAAAGATTATATTAATGCTGGAGTTGCCCAAGTTTGGATTGTAGAGCCTGAAACGCAAAGTATCACGGTTTATTCCCCTAATGATTCGCAGCAAAAATATACTCATGACGACTTAATTATTACTTCACTACTCCCAGATTTACTGCTAACACCACAACAAATTTTTACTGAAGCTGATCTTGTTTGA
- the thrS gene encoding threonine--tRNA ligase produces MVQQMSAPQSPAQQQPKVQLPRTSESETLKKIRHTASHVMAMAVQKLFPKAQVTIGPWIENGFYYDFDNPESFTEKDLKAIQKEMAKIINRKLPVIREEVSREEAERRIKAINEPYKLEILEDIKQEPITIYHLGDEWWDLCAGPHVENTSELNPKAIELESVAGAYWRGDETKAQLQRIYATAWETPEQLAEYKRRKEEALKRDHRKLGKELGLFVFSDDVGPGLPLWTPKGTILRSVLEDFLKQEQVNRGYQPVVTPHIGRVELFKISGHWQKYKDDLFPMMGEKEEEGFVLKAMNCPFHIQIYKSELRSYRELPFRLAEFGTVYRYEQSGELGGLTRVRGFTQDDAHLFVTPEQLDSEFLNVVDLILSVIKSLRLDQNFKARLSFRDPTSDKYIGSDDAWNKAENAIRRAVETLGMDHFEGIGEAAFYGPKLDFIVRDALDREWQLGTVQVDYNLPERFDLEYVAEDGTRKRPVMIHRAPFGSLERLIGILIEEYAGDFPLWLAPVQVRLLPVGDAQRDFAINVAAKMRAAGIRAEADKSNERLGKLIRNAEKEKIPVMAVVGAKEVEVNSLSIRTRAAGELGVMSVDDVLDKIKNAIANHDTF; encoded by the coding sequence ATGGTTCAACAAATGTCTGCCCCTCAATCTCCCGCACAGCAGCAGCCTAAGGTTCAATTGCCGCGTACTAGTGAATCGGAGACTTTGAAAAAAATTCGTCATACTGCGTCTCACGTCATGGCGATGGCAGTGCAGAAGTTGTTTCCTAAAGCGCAAGTGACGATCGGTCCTTGGATTGAAAACGGATTTTATTACGACTTTGACAATCCAGAATCATTTACCGAAAAAGATTTAAAAGCCATTCAAAAAGAGATGGCGAAAATTATCAATCGTAAATTGCCCGTTATTCGCGAAGAAGTTAGCCGTGAAGAAGCCGAACGTAGAATTAAAGCAATTAACGAGCCTTATAAATTAGAAATTCTTGAGGATATTAAGCAAGAACCGATTACGATTTATCACCTAGGAGATGAGTGGTGGGATTTGTGCGCAGGTCCTCACGTTGAGAATACAAGTGAACTTAACCCCAAAGCAATTGAGTTAGAAAGCGTTGCTGGGGCGTACTGGCGTGGTGATGAAACTAAAGCACAGTTACAACGTATTTATGCTACAGCATGGGAAACGCCAGAACAACTTGCTGAGTATAAACGTCGGAAAGAAGAAGCGCTAAAACGCGATCACCGCAAGCTAGGGAAAGAATTAGGACTGTTTGTTTTTAGCGATGACGTTGGTCCTGGTTTACCATTGTGGACGCCCAAAGGAACAATCCTACGTAGTGTCTTAGAAGACTTCCTCAAGCAAGAACAAGTGAACCGAGGCTATCAGCCTGTTGTTACCCCACACATTGGGCGGGTGGAATTGTTCAAAATATCAGGTCACTGGCAAAAATATAAAGATGACTTGTTCCCGATGATGGGTGAGAAGGAAGAAGAAGGCTTTGTGTTAAAAGCAATGAACTGTCCCTTCCACATCCAAATTTATAAGAGTGAGTTACGTTCATACCGCGAATTACCGTTTCGTTTAGCAGAATTTGGTACGGTATATCGTTACGAACAGTCAGGTGAACTGGGAGGATTAACGCGAGTACGGGGTTTTACGCAAGATGATGCGCACTTGTTTGTCACACCCGAACAGTTAGATAGCGAATTTCTGAATGTTGTTGATTTAATTTTGTCTGTGATTAAGAGTCTACGACTTGACCAAAACTTTAAAGCCCGACTGAGTTTTCGCGATCCAACTTCAGATAAGTATATTGGTTCTGACGACGCATGGAACAAAGCTGAAAATGCCATCCGCCGCGCGGTAGAAACCTTAGGAATGGATCACTTTGAAGGTATCGGAGAAGCCGCGTTTTACGGTCCTAAGCTTGATTTTATCGTTCGAGACGCGCTAGACCGCGAGTGGCAACTTGGTACAGTACAAGTCGATTACAATTTACCAGAGCGCTTTGATTTAGAGTACGTCGCTGAGGATGGTACGCGCAAGCGTCCAGTTATGATTCACCGCGCGCCTTTCGGTTCGTTGGAACGATTAATCGGAATTTTGATTGAAGAGTATGCGGGAGATTTTCCGCTATGGTTAGCGCCAGTACAAGTGCGGTTGTTACCTGTTGGTGACGCACAACGCGACTTCGCGATCAATGTTGCAGCAAAAATGCGCGCTGCGGGTATTCGTGCGGAAGCCGATAAAAGTAATGAACGCCTTGGGAAACTGATTCGCAATGCTGAAAAAGAAAAAATCCCTGTCATGGCGGTTGTAGGCGCGAAGGAAGTTGAAGTAAATAGCTTGAGTATTCGGACGCGCGCTGCGGGAGAGTTAGGCGTGATGAGCGTAGATGATGTCTTGGATAAAATTAAAAATGCGATCGCTAACCACGACACGTTTTAA
- a CDS encoding DUF2605 domain-containing protein, with product MLNSNLPEPELLKTILQPLLEDFQYWFERSRHLLETEQIAFLDQQQQFDLLERVKQAQQEVNSAQMLFQATGGQVGIDMAAIMPWHHLLTECWKVGMRFRAERSPQNEGI from the coding sequence ATGCTTAACTCCAATCTACCGGAGCCTGAATTGCTCAAAACGATATTGCAGCCCCTGCTTGAGGATTTTCAGTATTGGTTTGAGCGATCGCGCCATCTTCTAGAAACCGAACAAATCGCTTTTCTGGATCAGCAGCAGCAGTTTGACTTGCTTGAGCGCGTGAAGCAAGCACAGCAGGAGGTTAACTCAGCCCAAATGTTGTTTCAAGCCACAGGGGGACAAGTAGGTATCGATATGGCAGCAATAATGCCTTGGCATCATTTGCTGACAGAATGTTGGAAAGTTGGAATGCGGTTTCGCGCAGAGCGATCGCCTCAAAATGAAGGAATATAA
- a CDS encoding DUF2973 domain-containing protein gives MLHLLYILAFTILALIAVSNLIRNLLMFSRDRDKAYSVRSPQNGQGSYSAFAGTSRSVPHPELLDTSGNIIKDPLLVIRSISVEDARQQLDALYDSSPGYKGENQEEI, from the coding sequence ATGTTACACCTGCTTTACATTTTAGCTTTTACAATTCTTGCCTTAATTGCCGTCAGTAATTTAATTCGCAATCTACTGATGTTTAGTCGAGATCGCGACAAAGCTTATTCAGTGCGATCGCCGCAAAACGGTCAAGGCAGTTATTCTGCTTTCGCTGGAACGTCGCGATCTGTACCACACCCAGAATTACTAGACACTTCAGGGAATATCATCAAAGATCCGCTTTTAGTCATTCGTTCGATTAGCGTTGAAGACGCGCGTCAACAACTTGACGCCCTCTATGACTCTTCTCCTGGATACAAAGGAGAAAATCAAGAAGAGATATAA
- a CDS encoding GH1 family beta-glucosidase → MFRFPEKFLWGVATSAYQIEGAWNEDGKGQSIWDTFTHRPYTIHNNQNGDIACNHYHQMPEDVALMKELGIRTYRFSISWSRVLPQGTGVINHKGLDFYDQLVDKILAAEIIPNATLFHWDLPQALQDRGGWKNRDSVEWFAEYAQVMFARLGDRVPLWSTHNEPWSHAFQGYSFANHAPGIASAAVAYQTVHHLLLSHGKAVQLFRQGGYNGEIGIVLSFRHYIPASDSESDRAACQRAYDDKVSMFLQPLFRGCYPEHLISWLGTQAPQVQDGDLDLIQQPIDYLGVNYYYTLSISFASSGGLLKLKSAPFSAPGWGHTEMGWGVNPEGLKAVLLDIQENYGNPKMYITENGCALQDQPDATGFVADWGRVNYLRDHLRAIHEAIQVGANIQGYYLWSFLDNFEWSHGYRPRFGIIRVDFDTCQRIPKQSAYWYQQAIARNGIE, encoded by the coding sequence GTGTTCCGATTTCCAGAAAAATTTCTTTGGGGTGTTGCAACGTCTGCTTATCAAATCGAAGGCGCATGGAATGAGGATGGTAAAGGACAAAGTATCTGGGATACTTTCACACACCGCCCTTACACCATACACAACAACCAAAACGGCGATATAGCCTGTAACCACTATCATCAAATGCCTGAAGATGTAGCGTTGATGAAAGAATTAGGAATACGGACGTATCGCTTTTCAATTTCTTGGTCACGCGTGTTACCGCAAGGTACAGGTGTTATCAATCACAAGGGACTTGACTTCTACGACCAACTTGTCGATAAAATACTAGCAGCAGAAATCATCCCCAACGCTACGCTATTTCATTGGGACTTACCGCAAGCATTACAAGATCGCGGTGGTTGGAAGAATCGAGATAGTGTTGAATGGTTTGCTGAGTACGCACAAGTCATGTTTGCGCGCTTAGGCGATCGCGTGCCATTATGGTCTACGCACAACGAACCTTGGTCACACGCATTTCAAGGATATAGCTTCGCCAATCATGCCCCAGGAATTGCTAGTGCAGCGGTTGCTTATCAAACTGTGCATCACCTCTTGTTATCGCACGGCAAAGCCGTACAACTCTTTCGCCAAGGAGGCTATAACGGAGAAATTGGCATCGTTTTAAGCTTTCGCCACTACATACCCGCTAGTGACAGTGAAAGCGATCGCGCAGCGTGTCAACGCGCTTATGATGATAAAGTGTCGATGTTTCTGCAACCGTTATTTCGCGGCTGTTATCCAGAACATCTGATCAGCTGGTTAGGTACGCAAGCCCCGCAAGTCCAAGATGGTGATTTGGACTTAATTCAGCAACCTATTGATTATTTAGGTGTCAATTACTACTACACCTTATCGATATCTTTTGCATCCAGTGGCGGCTTACTCAAGCTAAAATCCGCACCTTTTTCGGCACCAGGCTGGGGTCATACCGAAATGGGTTGGGGTGTCAATCCTGAAGGATTAAAAGCGGTATTGCTTGATATTCAAGAAAACTATGGCAATCCCAAGATGTATATTACTGAAAATGGCTGTGCGTTGCAAGATCAACCGGATGCTACAGGGTTTGTTGCTGATTGGGGACGCGTTAATTATTTAAGAGATCACTTACGTGCCATCCATGAAGCAATTCAAGTAGGTGCAAATATTCAAGGTTATTATCTGTGGAGTTTTCTAGATAACTTTGAATGGTCACACGGTTATAGACCGCGTTTCGGGATTATACGCGTCGATTTTGATACGTGTCAGCGAATTCCGAAACAAAGTGCGTATTGGTATCAGCAGGCGATCGCCCGAAATGGTATCGAGTAA
- a CDS encoding glycosyltransferase, translating into MRITILAIGSRGDVQPYIALGLGLQAAGHQVQLASYARFAEFVRSYGIEFAAVGANPQGYIQALSKNVDYWRIFGDNLEQLLEDCWNCCQGTEAIIYSQVALPGYHIAEKLNLPCFAAFTNPLTRTRAFPHPLYTSSVNFGGTYNWLTYVVHEQLRWQSVRQKINRWRQDLGLSPVPFAGLYSRVQQQQIPILHCFSPTVIPKPKDWSDWAYVTGYWFLEHLPKWEPPADLVDFIDSGMPPIYIGFGSMSERNPETVINLVLDSLVQTKQRGILFSNWGGLQNVDLPDNVFLMTSSVPHDWLFPLCRAVVHHGGAGTTAAALRAGIPSIVLPFGVDQPFWGQRVADLGAGTLPIRQQELTQDKLIAAIQDVIDNKIMIDRARALSDRIRAEDGVKRAVEIIQSYLHA; encoded by the coding sequence ATGCGAATTACAATCTTAGCAATTGGTAGTCGAGGTGATGTGCAGCCATACATAGCATTGGGGCTAGGTTTACAAGCTGCTGGTCATCAAGTGCAACTTGCATCTTATGCGCGATTTGCAGAATTCGTACGCAGTTACGGAATAGAGTTTGCCGCAGTCGGCGCTAATCCTCAAGGTTATATCCAAGCTTTGTCAAAAAATGTTGATTATTGGCGAATTTTTGGCGATAACTTAGAACAACTTCTAGAAGATTGCTGGAATTGCTGTCAAGGTACTGAAGCAATTATTTATTCTCAAGTCGCCTTACCTGGCTATCACATCGCTGAAAAGTTAAACTTACCCTGCTTTGCGGCGTTTACAAATCCCTTAACTCGCACGCGGGCGTTTCCCCACCCACTTTACACAAGTTCTGTTAACTTCGGTGGCACTTACAACTGGTTAACGTATGTCGTTCACGAACAATTGCGTTGGCAATCGGTGCGACAAAAAATCAATCGCTGGCGACAAGATTTAGGCTTATCACCTGTACCTTTTGCGGGTCTTTACTCTCGAGTACAACAGCAGCAAATACCTATTCTTCATTGTTTTAGCCCGACTGTTATTCCCAAGCCGAAAGATTGGTCAGACTGGGCTTATGTCACTGGCTATTGGTTTTTGGAACACTTGCCAAAATGGGAACCACCAGCCGATTTAGTTGATTTTATTGATTCAGGAATGCCGCCAATTTACATTGGTTTCGGTAGCATGAGCGAACGAAATCCAGAAACGGTAATAAATTTAGTGCTAGATAGTTTGGTGCAGACAAAACAGCGCGGTATCTTGTTTTCTAATTGGGGCGGTTTACAAAATGTTGACTTACCGGATAATGTATTTTTGATGACGAGCAGCGTTCCTCATGATTGGTTGTTTCCGTTGTGTCGTGCGGTTGTTCATCATGGTGGTGCGGGAACAACTGCCGCAGCTTTACGTGCGGGTATTCCTTCAATTGTTCTTCCTTTTGGTGTCGATCAACCGTTTTGGGGACAGCGTGTTGCAGATTTAGGCGCGGGAACTTTGCCGATTCGACAACAAGAACTGACACAAGATAAGTTAATTGCGGCAATTCAAGACGTTATTGACAATAAAATCATGATTGATCGCGCCCGTGCGTTGAGCGATCGCATTCGTGCTGAAGATGGAGTAAAACGGGCAGTTGAAATTATCCAAAGTTATCTACACGCTTAA
- a CDS encoding TIM barrel protein, translating into MQGIRVANAPCSWGDLGVQGLEGGSIGYQQMLDELVETGYIGTDLGDWGYMPTDPEKLRTELERRNLTIISGYVPVALKNPESHRQAEAQALKIARLLSTVAQTSTTQTVRPFMVVMDEIGAVPVRTQNAGRVEPDMELGEEEWRTCIKGAEQIARVIREETGMQTTFHHHCASYLETPKEISRFLEQTDPNLIGLTLDTGHYAYGAATDDGQCVLEAFERFGDRIWHVHFKDCDLKIAQAARNQGWDYFEAVRRGLFCELGQGGVDFPGVVSWLREHDYNGWIVVEQDVLPGMGTPKESAQRNREYLKQLGL; encoded by the coding sequence ATGCAGGGAATTCGGGTTGCTAATGCCCCTTGTTCTTGGGGTGATTTGGGAGTGCAAGGGCTTGAGGGTGGAAGTATCGGTTATCAACAAATGTTAGATGAGCTAGTGGAAACTGGCTATATCGGTACTGATTTGGGTGACTGGGGATATATGCCTACAGATCCAGAGAAATTAAGAACTGAACTTGAGCGCCGCAATCTGACGATCATAAGTGGCTACGTACCTGTAGCATTAAAAAATCCAGAATCACATCGACAAGCTGAAGCACAAGCCCTCAAAATTGCCCGATTGCTATCAACGGTTGCACAGACGAGTACTACTCAAACTGTACGTCCTTTTATGGTCGTGATGGATGAAATTGGTGCTGTTCCTGTACGAACACAAAATGCAGGAAGAGTTGAACCAGACATGGAATTGGGCGAAGAGGAGTGGCGTACTTGCATTAAGGGTGCAGAACAAATTGCCCGCGTCATTCGGGAGGAAACAGGAATGCAGACAACGTTTCATCATCATTGTGCTTCTTATTTGGAAACACCGAAAGAAATTAGTCGCTTTTTAGAGCAAACTGACCCAAACTTAATTGGATTAACTTTAGATACAGGACACTATGCTTATGGCGCGGCGACTGATGATGGACAGTGTGTGTTAGAAGCTTTTGAGCGTTTTGGCGATCGCATTTGGCACGTACACTTTAAAGACTGTGATTTGAAAATAGCACAAGCAGCCCGCAATCAAGGCTGGGACTATTTCGAGGCTGTGCGTCGCGGGCTATTCTGCGAACTTGGTCAAGGCGGGGTAGATTTTCCAGGGGTTGTTTCTTGGCTGCGCGAACATGATTACAACGGTTGGATTGTTGTCGAACAAGATGTGCTTCCTGGAATGGGAACTCCGAAAGAAAGTGCTCAACGCAACCGAGAATATTTAAAACAATTAGGATTGTAA